Proteins encoded together in one Pseudomonadota bacterium window:
- a CDS encoding C69 family dipeptidase: MCTTMIITKGATTDGSMIVTHSDDDELGDQRIISVPANDTPYKPNERRDIFAEHYKYPRINTKNRGPNYYRPGFDLTQPIGTIPQVENTYAYFDGNYGIMNEHNLMIGECTNGAYYQPDYVTADDAKKYNKHIRLFYSSELSRVALERCTGAREAIKLMGSLIEEYGFYSTGETLLVADEKEAWVFEMCALPDEEYHSAWVAQRVPDGEVFVAANEFRIRNIIEDDPDNFMYSQLLKPGLQKTGWWKPGDGELDWLKAVSPGEYNHPYYSLRRVWRVLDRVNPDLCLSPWVEDGYTTDYPFSIKPQRKLSLSDIFSLYRDHYEGTQFDLTKGVAAGPYNDPHRFVGTYDGKQNNITEDKKFYGAWERSISVFYQGYTYVNQIRPNASEALKGIVWFGPDVSYTTCFAPLPVQVNNIPEIYQKGDPQIFSRDSAWWVFNFVAGWSRLNFKRITSNDIIPLQKELEQKEFTKISKWDEKIKNKTADEAKIILIALSKRNAKKVFSQWWKMADMLVAKYSDGYMNLPELETPINIGYSSEWLNVTNYKDGPDSYDMK, from the coding sequence ATGTGTACAACAATGATAATTACAAAGGGAGCCACAACAGATGGCTCGATGATTGTGACTCATTCTGATGATGACGAGCTGGGAGATCAAAGAATTATCTCAGTCCCTGCCAATGACACGCCTTATAAACCAAATGAACGCAGGGATATCTTTGCGGAACATTATAAATATCCCAGGATCAATACCAAAAACAGAGGACCAAACTATTATAGGCCGGGTTTTGATCTTACTCAACCTATCGGAACAATCCCGCAGGTAGAAAATACTTATGCCTATTTTGACGGTAATTACGGAATAATGAATGAACATAATCTTATGATAGGAGAATGCACAAACGGCGCTTATTATCAGCCTGATTATGTTACTGCAGACGATGCAAAGAAATACAATAAGCATATACGCCTGTTTTACAGTTCCGAATTGTCCCGTGTAGCCCTGGAACGCTGTACCGGCGCAAGAGAAGCTATTAAATTAATGGGAAGCCTTATTGAAGAATATGGTTTTTATTCCACGGGTGAAACCCTGCTTGTAGCCGATGAGAAGGAAGCCTGGGTTTTTGAGATGTGTGCACTGCCGGATGAAGAATATCATTCAGCCTGGGTTGCACAGCGGGTGCCGGACGGTGAAGTCTTTGTGGCGGCCAATGAATTTCGGATTCGTAATATCATAGAAGATGATCCTGATAATTTTATGTATTCTCAATTATTAAAACCCGGACTTCAAAAAACAGGATGGTGGAAACCGGGAGACGGAGAACTTGATTGGCTAAAAGCAGTCAGCCCCGGAGAATATAATCATCCCTATTATTCGTTAAGAAGGGTCTGGCGGGTATTGGACAGGGTAAATCCCGATCTTTGCCTAAGCCCATGGGTAGAAGACGGATATACTACAGACTATCCGTTTTCGATTAAACCACAGAGAAAACTTTCACTATCCGATATATTCTCTTTATACAGAGACCATTATGAAGGAACACAATTTGACCTGACCAAAGGAGTTGCCGCCGGACCGTATAATGATCCTCACCGGTTTGTGGGTACATATGACGGCAAACAAAACAATATCACCGAAGATAAAAAATTTTATGGAGCCTGGGAACGTTCCATTTCCGTCTTTTATCAGGGATACACCTATGTTAATCAGATCAGACCAAATGCCTCGGAAGCACTCAAAGGAATTGTCTGGTTTGGGCCTGATGTTTCCTACACAACCTGTTTTGCTCCACTGCCTGTTCAGGTAAATAACATTCCGGAGATTTATCAAAAAGGAGATCCGCAAATTTTTTCAAGAGATTCTGCATGGTGGGTATTTAACTTTGTTGCCGGCTGGTCGCGGCTTAACTTTAAACGGATTACATCAAACGATATTATCCCCCTTCAAAAAGAGCTGGAACAAAAAGAATTTACCAAGATCAGTAAATGGGATGAAAAAATCAAAAACAAAACAGCAGATGAAGCAAAAATAATATTAATAGCTCTTAGTAAAAGAAATGCCAAAAAAGTATTCAGCCAATGGTGGAAAATGGCGGATATGCTGGTGGCAAAATATTCCGACGGTTATATGAATCTTCCTGAACTCGAGACTCCAATTAATATCGGGTATTCATCTGAATGGCTTAATGTGACTAACTACAAAGATGGTCCGGATTCTTATGATATGAAGTAA